GCAAGACTTCCTGAACCCAAGCAGCAACCACATCATTAGCTAAGGGAGCCAGCTGCACGATTTCCAAATTATTGCCCAGTTCATCGGGATGAATGCAGGTTTCTGCGATCGTTGCCACCAGTACATAACTCACCTGAGTCTGACGCTCAATCTCTTTCCGCAAAAATTTTTCCCACACCCCATTGCGATCCCAAGAGCGGATATGGGGAAAGCTTTCCAAAATCAGCACCACTCGTTCGCCGGAAGATTCGGCTAAACTTTGCAGGAGAGGGAGTAAGCGCTCAAATGCTCTCCATTGTTGCTGTTGATCTTCTACACGAAAGGGTTTCAGCCGCTGAGTGCCATTTCCTTCATCTTTCAGGACAAATAATTCAGATGCCTTGCGTTCAATCCACTCTGCTATTAGCGCTTGAGCATTTGCACTTTGAAAAGCCTGCTCTATGCTCTCGCACAGCAGTTGCACAAAGCGCTGAGCATCGGTAACTCGGATACAGTCAACCTCCAGAATTTTAGCGCTAACTTCCTGAGCCGCCCGCCGCACCAGAGTCCGCCTTCCGCTTCCCGGCACTCCCACAATTAGCAGGTCGCCATCACGGGCTAAAACTTGGGTAATTCGCTGGAATTGCGCTTGCCGGCCAACTAATTCAAACGGTGCTGATAAATCCAAAAGATTGACTATATCGGTGGGCGAGTCAGGGCTGAGGTTAAGCATTGATTTGTCAATCGGTTCTCTTTTCCGGCTATTGCGTGTTTCATCCTACCCGATCTCAAGCTCAAACCAACGGCTTGGTATGGTATGAGTCTATCGTTTCCCTTGGCACTTTTCAATAGTGTTGATACGCCCTAGCACCATTAAACAGTGCTATATATGTTTTAGCACCATTTTTCAGGTATTTACTCATAGGCAATTCCCGTGTTAGAAGCATTTGTCTTCGCAACAATATTCTGCGGATTTTTCGGCATCATCCTTAAAAAGAACCTCGTTATGAAGATCATCTCTATGGATGTTATGAGTACCGGGGTTATCGCCTATTACGTGCTGGTTGCATCACGAGATGGTTTATTCACGCCCATTATTTCAGACGCGGCAAATGGGGCTTACGCCGATCCGGTTCCCCAGGCAGTCATATTGACGGGGATTGTGATTGGCTTTTCGATTCAGTGCTTAATGCTGGTCGGTGTCATGAAGTTGGCGCGGGATAATCCCACCCTGGAAACCAACGAGATTGAGAAGAGCAATACGCCATGACTACCATTACCATCGCATGGATTGCACTCCCGTTTCTTTTGGGGTTCACCATTTATCTGCTCCCCAAAGTTGACCGATACCTCGCACTGTTCACGGCATTTGTTTCGGCTGGATATGCCTTGCAGCTATTTGCCGAACAGTCACGCCTGACACTAGAGTTACTAGATCATTTCGGCGTCACATTAATTGTCGATCAGTTAAGCGGCTACTTTATATTGACCAATGCGCTAGTAACAGCCGCAGTCATCCTCTACTGTTGGCACAGCGATAAAACAGCTTTTTTCTATGCACAAGCCATCATTTTGCATGGCAGCATCAATGCCGCATTCGCCTGTGCGGACTTTATCAGTTTATACGTGGCGCTAGAGGTCAGCGGGATTGCTGCGTTTCTCTTGATTGCCTATCCCCGCACCGATCGCTCGATTTGGGTTGCCTTGCGCTATCTGTTTATCAGCAACACGGCAATGCTGTTTTATCTGGTGGGCGCGGCGCTAGCCTATCAGACCAATCATTCGTTTAGTTTTGCAAGTTTGCGCGGGGCACCACCGGAGGCGCTGGCCCTGATCTTTCTGGGACTCTTGGTTAAGGGGGGAATCTTTGTATCAGGATTGTGGTTACCGTTGACCCACTCGGAATCGGAAACGCCGGTGTCAGCGATGCTGTCGGGAGTTGTGGTAAAAGCCGGTGTTTATCCGCTAGTGCGTTGTGCGCTGATGGTGGAGGAGGTCGATCCGCTGATTCGGATCTTCGGAGTCGGGACAGCGTTGCTGGGAGTAGGCTATGCCGTCTTTGAAAAAGATACCAAGCGGATGCTGGCGTTTCATACGGTTTCGCAGTTAGGCTTTATCCTCGCTGCCCCAGTCGTAGGTGGCTTTTATGCACTGACTCACGGACTGGTCAAATCGGCACTCTTCCTGATTGCAGGTGCTTTACCGAGCCGCAACTTCAAGGAGTTGCAACACAAGCCCATCAATACAACCGTCTGGATTGCTCTGGTCATCGCCAGCTTCTCAATCTCAGGCTTTCCCTTATTGTCTGGCTTTGGGGCAAAGGTGTTGACGACGAAAAATTTACTGCCTTGGCAAGCGATCGCCATGAACGTTGCGGCTTTGGGAACAGCCATCTCGTTTGCCAAATTCATATTCTTGCCGCATAAAGCTGCCGGCGAGGACGTAGTAAAGCCCGGTTTCTGGCCGGCGACAATCCTGCTGCTCGGTGGCCTGTTTGCGGCAAACATTGTGTATTACGAGGCGTATAGCCTTGCCAATATTGTGAAACCACTGGCAACTATCGGCCTTGGCTGGTTGGCGTATCTTTTGATTTTTAAACGATCCCTACTCAAGCTGCCCCGTGTTGTGGAGCAATTTGAGCATCTGATCGGTGGAATGAGTCTAATGTTGCTCCTGCTCTTCTGGATGGTGATGGCATGATTGGACATTTGAATCTGATATTGCGACTAGCCATCTGGTTTTTGCTCACCGCCAATCTGAGTGTGGCAAATATCATCATCGGTGTCAGCATCGCACTCTTATTACCGGGACGCCCCAAAACCCCGGAAGCATTAAATGATTGGCTGCGGGCGCTGTGGGAAACTCTGGTGGCGATTCCGCAGGCATATATGGAAGCCTTTGAAATGATCGTCCGTCCCCATAATCACGAAGATGTGACGATGGAACAAGTCAAACCACAACGCACACCTGGACTCATCTTCCTGGATATCTTTCTAATCACGTTTACGCCCAAGACCATTGTCTTGAAGTACCACGAAAATGGCTGGTACGAAGTCCACTGGGTACGAAGGAGGAGAAAAGCATGAACTTGGCACTGATTGCGATGATTCTGGCTCTGCTCATACCCATGTACGAGGCTTGGCAGGATGATGATATTTGGCAAAAAATGTTGGCATTTGCCAGTGTCGCTACCAAAGCATCAATCATACTCCTGGTTGTATCGGTCTTACGGGATGATTGGATGCTCGGTGTTGTAGGAGTCATCATCCTGAGTGTGGGTAATGCCGGATTAATGTTGTTGGCACAAATCCTTAAACGCCTGAATGAAGTATGATCACCGCACTTAGTTACACCTGCATCGGTATAGGAATTTTCTTCTGGTTTTGGGGAACCTTCCCCCTAATCGGCGATCGCTCGGTATTATTCAAGCTGCATACTCTTTCGGTTGCAGATACCCTCGGCTCGATGCTCATCATTGTTGGACTGCTCCTGCCGAAAGTACCTAGCGAATGGCCGCTGCTCATCCTTGGCATCATCACCTTGGCAATCTGGAATACAGTGATCGGGTATGTGTTGGCCTACTGTTCCAGCAGTGGAGGGAATCAATCATGAATGATAGCTATATCTATGTCATAACCGCCCTGATGCCGTTGTCCGCGCTCATGCTGCTACTTCAGACCAATCCATACCATGCCCTGGTAATCCAGGGAATACAGGGAGCGGTAGCAACATTGGTATTTGCGGTTTTGGGGGCGGCGGATGTTGCTTTGACGCAAGCTTTGATGGGTACTCTCCTGGCGATTACGCTTTATGCGATCGCGGTGCGTTCATCGCTGGTGATGCGTCTTGGTGTACTCGAAGATGGGGCGATTGGGCAAAGCGCAGTGCCAAAGGCAATCAAGACAGATGACGAGTCCCATTTTGGGCAACTAATGGATGACTTACGAACAATTTTTGGCAAACATTATATGCGTCTTGAGGTAGTCCCGTACACGAATATGCAAGCCTTGCACCGAGCGCTGATGGACAAAGAAGTCCATGCAACCTGCGCTATACGAGACTACGACAATCAAGACCTCGTAGCGAGTGAGGACGAACAGCAACCCTATCACACCACAACTAGGGTTCAACGCCTCTATGACATCATGCGAACCGAACTTTCGTCACCGGCGACAAGCCTAACCTATGTAAATGCACCGGATTCAGGGGAGAAACATCTATGAAATGGGTTTACATTGCTGCGGGGATAGCGCTGTTTGTCAAATTCCTGGTCATGCCCAATCCGGCACCGGACTTATCGCTCTCGATTGTCCAAACGCTTGTACATGAGAGTGGAGTACCTAATGCAGTTACGGCTGTCATTCTCAGGAATCGGCTGTATGACACGATCTTTGAAGTGGTGGTATTTACGATCGCGGTAATGGGTGCAAAGTTTCTGCTAGCTGATGAAAGACCGTTCTGCACGATCTATCAGTTCACCGATCAACCATCGATTGTTATGGCGCGTCTGGGAGCAACCATTGCCGCGTTGGTGGGTATCGAACTGGCGATTCGGGGGCATTTGAGTCCCGGCGGTGGTTTTGCAGCCGGCGTGGCGGGTGGAACGGCAATCGGCCTTGTTGCGATTACCTCATCAACCGAGTGGATGCAGGAGATTTATAAGCGCTGGCACGCTGCTACATGGGAAAAGATTTCAGTTCTTATTTTCATTGTCCTGTCGGTGATCACTCTAGCCGGCTTAGAATTACCGCACGGAGAATTAGGCACACTTTTCAGCGGCGGAGTTATCCCCTTACTCAATATTTTGGTGGCAATAAAAGTTGCGTTGGGTTCTTGGGCGGCTATTTTGGTTTTTATTCATTATCGAGGATTGTTGTGAGGGATAGGAGGCTGGGGAATTACACTCAGCAATTCTCATTTGGAAATCCATCCAATTCCTATCAGCGCTTTACTCAAACAGTGCTGAAATGACGCGAACAAACCCTAGTTTTATCTTAACCTCAAGTAGCGCTCGCGCTGCCGGCATGGAGGGATACACTGATGGAATCATCGGTGATTCTGCGCGAAAAATGAGGAGGATCGCCCTACTACTAACAACTTCCAAATTAAGGGGAAGTAGCAATGATTGCAACAGAAGCGATCACTCTTCTGTGCCTAAATTAAAGTGACTTCTCCCGTGTCCAAATCATACCGGCCTCCAACGATTTTGAGTTTTTCATCTAGCAATCGTTGAGAGATGATCGGTGAATTATGTTTCAATTTCTCAATTTGATAATGAACATTGGCAGTCACGGCGTTATCAACCGGATCACCGGCTTGATCTTTTATCTTGGCGAGAGCAGGTTTAATCGCCTTAACAAAAGAACCGATCTGACCTGGAAGCGGTTCCCCCTCTACAGCGGCAGTGACAGCCCCGCAGCGTTCATGACCTAAAACCATAATCAGAGGCGTGCCAAGCATTGCTACAGCGTATTCCAGACTACCCAGCACCTCTGGAGTCACGATATTACCGGCAACGCGGATATCAAATAAGTCACCGAGTCCTTCATCAAACAAAATTTCTGGAGAAACTCGTGAATCTGCACAAGTTAGCAGCGTTGCAAAGGGGTGTTGTCCTTGGGCAATTTCTTTAATTCGTGCCGGCGATTGATCGGGATGCGTACCCTTTTCTTGGACAAATCGTTGATTGCCGTCCATTAACCGTTTTAGGGCAGCATCCGGACTGGTAGACTCAAGTACAGCAGCGTTCGCCCGGTCTGATTGCAAGTTCCAGAATGCACTGCCGGCAACAGCAGCCATCAGCGCGATTCCACCCTTGCCGGTTAAATTCAAGAAATTGCGACGCCCCATCAACCCATTGTTTTCATTCATGGCTATTGAAGAGAAGTAAAGTTTGCAGATGAAAAATTAAAAGTTGAAACTGTGAGACAAGACTGCCTCTGGCTTTGACTGAAGCTTTTTTTGTTAATTTATTCAGATCTTGCCAGAGACAGAATTTTATTATCTTACAGTGAGGCAACGCATTGGGTCGAGCGAATTTCTATCGCATCGGAAATGTAACAGGTGCCGCCAAACTTGTTGAGAATGGGTCGAATCAGTGCCACAACCGGCTTGATTTTTTCTGGGGCGCAGAACGCGATGATACAGACATTATCCAGCATGGTCATGTCTAAATCTTCGTAGCCTTGTCTAAACCCCTGCCCAGCGACGTTTCGGATCACCAGATAACCCGTTACATCAGGCTGTTTTAAGGCATCCAAAATCTTGCCAAGTTCAAATGAATTCGCAACGATTTCTATTCGTTTAACAGAATGCACGATTTTACCTCCAGAACATATCAATTGCGTACAGATAAACAGGAATTCCCACAATGATATTGAAAGGAAACGTTACAGCCAGAGCCGTAGAAACGTACAGGCTGGGGTTTGCTTCCGGAACTGTTAAGCGCATGGCAGCGGGAACGGCGATATAAGAAGCACTTGCACTCAACACTGCAAATAAGAGGGCGTCTCCCTTGGGCATTCCGATAAATTTTGCAATGAAAATCCCAATGACTGCATTGAGGATTGGGATCAGGATCGCAAAAGAGATGAGGAATGTGCCGGTTTTTTGCAAGTCCTTAATTCTTCTGGCAGCAACCAGTCCCATATCGAGCAAAAAGAACGTCAGGACACCGTAGAATAGCCCTTGAGTAAAGGGTTCCAAAACTTTCCAGCCGTGTTCTCCGGTTAGGACTCCGATGATCAGGCTGCCAACTAGCAGAAATACCGAGCTATTGAGGAAGGCATCTCGCAGCACTTCGGGCCAGGAAAAGTCCCGCTCTCCCTGGTCGGCTGTGAACAGATTGACGAGAATCAGCCCGACGATAATTGCCGGTGATTCCATGAGCGCTAGAGCTGCAACCATATATCCATCATACTCAATCCCCAATTCGCTTAAGAAGGCTCCGGCGGTGATGAAAGTGACGGCACTGATGGAGCCATAGGTTGCGGCGATGGCGGCGGCATCGTAGGTATCGAGCTTGAGCCGAAGAATGAAAAACGTATAAATCGGCACAAAACACGCCATCAAAATGGCTGCCAGGAGGGTAAAGACCACTTCCTGAGTAACGCCACTTTTAATGAGTTCCACTCCACCCTTAAAGCCAATGGCAAATAGCAGATAAAGTGACAGTAACTTTGGAAAAGGAGCCGGTACTTCAAGATCGGATTTAACGAAAACAGCCACCATCCCTAGAAAGAAAAAAAGGATTGGTGGGTTCAGAATATTAGAAATGATCAAACTTGCATCCATATCTACTCCTTATGCTAAACAGCAAAGAATTTGCAACAAATTTTAATCATGACTGACTTGATGCGGTTAAATGTAAAGCATCATAGATTGCGTAGAACCACTGTATGCCAATTGAGCGAATAAAAAGCTATATGGAATTGTTATAGGTCTCATAAAAAAGACTTTTTTCAGCCCAGAAGGGCTTTGGGGACTGGGTTTGACGGGCATGGTAGGCTCGATGCAGCGAGGGCGTCCGGTCGTTGGTTGCGATCGCTCCCAGACAAAAGCCTGAGTGCAAACATTGTTTGCTCAGCTTCTGGCCGGCACGCCCTCGGTCTGCCTATGGGATAACTTTCATTCTGAAGCGCTGTTGCTAACTTTAGGCAACTTGCGCCCCAGTTGTGATTAAACCGGCAACTTATTCCATCAGAGTCAGGTTGTAGTGCCGGCACATTTCGAGCAATTCCTTTGCGACTGCCTCGCGCACGTTATCCGGGGAGATGACAACGCAATCTTGCCCATAGCGCAGGACTTCTCGAACCAGCCAGAAGGGGTAAGTGACACGTCTGACGACTTGGCGCACACCTCCAATAACTTCATCTTGAATATCATGTTGCCTGGGTTCATAGGCTTTCACCATTCCACGACAAAAGTGTAAATACACTTTGATAGAGTCTAAACCTTCTTGTCGCCAGGTGCCGGTGATGGGTAAGATTGCTTGGATACGGTCGAAACGCAGACAGCGATTGTGAATGAGTTCAGGATAAGGGGTGTCTTTGATGTCATCGGTTTCGTCGCACCAGATTTGCAAGTAAAACCGCTTTTCCTCAAAGGAAATCTCGGCATAGCGGACGGTGTAGGTTAAGTTTTGCCCCTGACTGTCACAGTAGAGCAGATGAAAGGGTTGGTGATTTTGGCGGTGCCGGTCAACTTCTAGACGCCATGCTTGGTTAGGCTGGCTGACTTGTTGCATGATGGTTTGACGCTGTTGAGGGCTGAGGTTTCCCCGCTCTAATGCCAGCGTTGCAAGAATTTCAGCATCTCGCAGGTGACCGGCATCTGTTAGGGCTTTAATCGCTTGTTGTATGGAGTTGACTTGCTCTTGAGTGAGGCTAAAGGACTGCCCGACTTCTACGTTTCCTTGGGCGATGGCGACAATTAGCCCAGACGTGCTGGGTTTTTTGCCCCACAGGATATTGAGTCTGGAGGCAATGGCTTCTAGTTTCTCCTTGGTGCCTGGAGGTACGGATATTGTAAATGCTTCTGTTTTTCTGGGCATAAATGTATAAATACACTATTGACAGTTTCTACTATTGTGGTTACAGTTTAAATGTACATGGCGCGTTCGAGGAAATCCAGCCGTGGCAGATTACTCTATTTATTTGAAGCCGGTTTATTCTCGTCTTGCTGATTCTCTGCCGGCAGGTGTGACGTTGCCGAGTCATTGGCGTTCGCTGTCATGGCATCAAGTAAAAACCTACGAAGCGCTTAGTGATCCGGCGATTGACGTGGTGTTTAATACAGCAATCACTGGCGATGGTAAGAGTTTTGCGGCTTATCTGAAACCCCTGGTTGAAAATTGCTACGCGATGGGGCTTTACCCAACAAACGAACTCGCCCGCGATCAAGAAAAGCAAATTCAGGGGTATATTCAGCGATTGAAATCACCTTATGAACCGCGTGTAAACCGGCTGAGTGGGGCTGATTTGGAAATTTACGCAGAGAATGAAGGACTGAGGAAATCAGCGGCGATTGATACTCGTGCCGGCCAATCAGAAATTTTGCTATCGAATCCAGATATTTTTCACTACTTGCATCAAGGCGCTTACTTAACGGATAAAGACAGCCCTGATAAGCTGTGGGGGAAAATTGATAAATACTTTAATTTGCTGATTTTTGATGAATTTCATATTTTCCAAGCCCCACAGATTGCCAGTGTGCTTAATACCATGCTGCTAATTAAGCACACAAATAGGCAAAATAAATTTCTTTTTCTTTCAGCGACTCCCAATGATCAGCTTATCGAAAAATTAGAGATAGCTGGATTTCGCTGCCGGCACATCGATCCCTTGAAGGAAGGGAAATATCAGTTTCCAGAATCCGCCGATCAAGGCAAGCAATTAATACAAACCGGCTGGCGGCAAATCTTGCGGTATGTTTCTCTTCACTTCATCTCTCTAGAGCCGGCTTTTCAAGCTTCTGAAAATTGGCTGAAAGAAAACAGCCAGCTCGTTTTAGCTCATTTCCAACAGTATCCGGGTAGTAAAGGGGCAATTATTCTAAATTCAATTGCTGCGGTCAAACGACTTACCCCATTTTTTAAAGAATTGTTCAAGCTTTATGGGTTAGTGGTTGGAGAAAACACCGGCTTATCGGGTAGCCAAGAAAAGGCAAGTTCGCTAGAAGCTGATTTAGTGTTGGGAACAAGTACCATTGATGTCGGGGTAGATTTTAAAATTAATTTTCTGATTTTTGAATCCGCAGATGCCGGCAACTTTATTCAACGGTTAGGCAGATTAGGCCGGCATGAGGGTTACGAACGCAATGGAGAAAAAATCACGTTTGAGAATTTCACCGCCTACGCTTTGGCTCCAAACTTTTTGATAGAGCGTTTATTTCTGGGGGATAATGCACCTTTAGAAGCCGGTGCAACTTATACTCGGCCATTTTTTAACAATCAAATTGAAGACAAGTACCGCAAGATTAATAACTTTGAAGGATATTATGGCCGGTGGGGTGCGGTGCAATCGCTTCTTCTTTGCAGCAAGCTAGGACATAAGACTATCAAGCAACAGTATAAAGATAGCCAGTTAGCCTTTCGCAAAGCTTGCGAAGAAGTCTTCAAAACAAAGCTTTGGGGTGTTTCAGAGAAGGTTAAGCAATGGAAAGAAGAATGGCAAGATTTATCAGGAAATAAAACCGGCAATCCCGTTGCTGAGGATGCTTCTAGTTTCAGGGGGTCGAGTTCGCTTCAGTGCGGAATTTACGATTTAACAGAACCGAATGAGGCAGATAGGTTTAAAACTTATGATTTACCGGGAATTTTGAGCAATTTGGAAATTGAAGTGATAACAAAAGCAGAGTTTATGCGGCTGTTGGAACAAACAGCCGGTCGCCTCGGACAACCCATCCCCAAGGGACGCTACGAGTACAGTTTGGCATTTATGAAATTACGCGCCTACCGGCAAGAACGGTTGAACTGGAAGTTTACTTATACGGGTGATTTGCAGCCGGTGGCGGATGCGTGGAAAGTGCAAGTGCTCACCGGCATCCAAGTTTGGCAGCCTGAAAATTACTGGATTAACGACATTAATAAGCGGCTGAAAAAGCAGGGACTTGTGAGTTATGCACTCAGCAAGCCGGTGACTGAGGTGCGATCGCGTCTACGGTTGCCAATGCACTTTCAGATATATCCCATCAGCGATAACTACAGCATTCACGATGCCGGTGCGCCTTATTCCATCGCGTTTGGTCAATCGGCACTACTGGTTGATACGCTGGCCGGCTGGCTGAAAAGCAACGGGGGTGAGATATGGATAGCTTAAAGTTTCAATCCCTGATAGGGATTCATTTGAGTGTGACGGAGAGGTTGCAGCTTACGCCACTAAGTCCAGACCTATTTATTTCAATCCCTGATAGGGATTCAATTGGGGTCAAAGTCCGTCCAGATTTAACTTTACCACAGAACATCAAGTCTTGACGGATTTGACTGGTTAAATATGTCTGTATGCGATTCCTTGACCTGTTAATTGGCAGGTGTTAGCGTCAAATTGTCCAGAATTTAACAAGGAGAGCTATATGAGCATCAAAAAGCGTGTCCACGAACTTTTGTCAGACGGACAACCTCACTCAGTCCCTGAGCTAGTGGCAGTTTCTCATCGGTTTAGCGCTGCTATTTTTTCACTTCGTGAGGAAGGATATATGATTCACACAATCCGGGTTGGCCACAACCAGTATCAATATCAAATGCCACAAGAACAGAAGCAAAGCGCTTAGTTTTTTTTGGGACTCTCTATTTCTTAGAGAGTCCGCACATCAAGCGGGTAAAAAGGGAAGCCTATCAGTAGCTTGCGGCATTAAGTTCAGGCGTAGGTAATCTCAACCCCCTGACGCTATAAAGGAAAACTTGATAGCAGACGGCTGGTTAAGTCACTTAGCAAAATAACTTGAATGTTCTCAAACGTTCTGTTCTTTAATAGCTTCCCTTTTCTTTATGATTTTGGTTTTTTAGTTTAATATTTAGGGAGACAATCGCCTATTTTTAAAGCTTTATAGCAATACCCTTTTTATGCGCGAAAAATTACTAATTACTTAAATTTTGTTGAGATTAAAAATGGCTAAAAAAAGCAAAAAATTAAACGAAGAAGGACATCAGCTATCTTTGTTCGATCAAGACCCAGAAATAGATAATAATCTAGCCGAGGAATCAGAAGATAACTGGACACCCGATGAAAATGAAGATGATGGGTTTGGTGAACCCTCAGAGCGCACGGTTGAACCGGCTCGGACTGAGTTACTAACTCTGCAACTCTTGCGGGAAGCTATTCAGGCGCAAAATCCTGATGATCCGGTAATGACAGACTTTGCAGAATATGTATTGCCAAATTTGCTGCGAGTTGCGATTGGTGTAACTGCCAAAGGTGGTAAGTTTTTTGATGAGCTAGATCGCAAACATGAAGCTGAAGGGAAAGATAAAGTTAGACGGGATAATGCTGCGGATCAATCCCTCAATACTCACTTGTTGAATGGGTTATTTCCGGCAAATTTAATTGAGCAACGCTTGGAAAAAATGGATACCACTGTGCGGCGGGTGGTGCGAGAGCGAGAACGCCGGCTCTTGGTTGCGGGATTTATTTTGCATGACTTTGAGAAATTCCCAGGCGCTCCAGAAAATTGTCGGCAGCTTTCGATTGAACAGCATCGGCAAATGATTGATGAAAAGGTGCAGCAACTGGGTTTAGATCGCTTTATCAATCCTGACGATTCCGCAGCCTATAAAAACTATCTTGACGATTTACTGTGTCTGGCATACAACGCTCAACGTCGGTGGGATACTAACTGGAATTTTTCAGAATTTGGGTTAAATCCTGCTTTGAATGACCGGACGCTGGTTTGCCTTTGCAATTTAACTTGCTTGGCAGATTCTCTCGCCTCTATTATCAAACATCCCCAAGATGCAGAAAATACACGACTGTACGAATTACTTCACGCTTTAAGTGATGGAAAGCTGAAATTTACTTATCACAGCATTGCTGAAAATCGAGGCGTCCTGACAAATGTGGTGAATAATGCCTTGATGGAGGCTCACACCGATTTAAATTCTGATGATTGCACTTACTACGAGCCTTTGTTGTTTTTAACAACTGGTGTAATTTATTTAGCGATAAAAGACGCACCGCCGGTGCCGGTGGAAACGTTACCAGAAAGAGTGGTAAGCAAGATTAAGCAATTATGTGCCGGTCAGTTACGCCGACGACAAACCGGCTTCGGCAGAGACGGTAAAGGCATGAAGTATGCCGAATATTACAGCTTGTTTTTTGATGACGCGGATTTAATGCGAGTGGCGTTAGATGCAACTTTGCGAATTCTCAATCCTAAAAAAGATTCGGTTGCGGAAAGCCGCAGCGAGAACCTGATAAAATTTCAACAAGAAATGGGGGTTTTGCCGGCAGATTACGATTTTTCCTTTACTGATGATATCCGGATCGATCAAATCGCAGAATTTGGCGACTTATTGAGCCGGAAGATTTGGGGAGAAAGGG
This DNA window, taken from Microcoleus sp. FACHB-68, encodes the following:
- a CDS encoding sodium-dependent bicarbonate transport family permease, coding for MDASLIISNILNPPILFFFLGMVAVFVKSDLEVPAPFPKLLSLYLLFAIGFKGGVELIKSGVTQEVVFTLLAAILMACFVPIYTFFILRLKLDTYDAAAIAATYGSISAVTFITAGAFLSELGIEYDGYMVAALALMESPAIIVGLILVNLFTADQGERDFSWPEVLRDAFLNSSVFLLVGSLIIGVLTGEHGWKVLEPFTQGLFYGVLTFFLLDMGLVAARRIKDLQKTGTFLISFAILIPILNAVIGIFIAKFIGMPKGDALLFAVLSASASYIAVPAAMRLTVPEANPSLYVSTALAVTFPFNIIVGIPVYLYAIDMFWR
- a CDS encoding AAA family ATPase, translating into MLNLSPDSPTDIVNLLDLSAPFELVGRQAQFQRITQVLARDGDLLIVGVPGSGRRTLVRRAAQEVSAKILEVDCIRVTDAQRFVQLLCESIEQAFQSANAQALIAEWIERKASELFVLKDEGNGTQRLKPFRVEDQQQQWRAFERLLPLLQSLAESSGERVVLILESFPHIRSWDRNGVWEKFLRKEIERQTQVSYVLVATIAETCIHPDELGNNLEIVQLAPLANDVVAAWVQEVLHTEALRFDPRSLALELFVNAVQGHLGDASALVRRLKSVRVSDGLIRDWHVQQAIQELLADLSMVFESLLMLLPANQAHLLESLALDPTDKPQSRDYIHKHYLSRGGSLQGAIAGLQHKGLIYGSEQGYRLALPLFALWLRQRLS
- a CDS encoding P-II family nitrogen regulator; protein product: MHSVKRIEIVANSFELGKILDALKQPDVTGYLVIRNVAGQGFRQGYEDLDMTMLDNVCIIAFCAPEKIKPVVALIRPILNKFGGTCYISDAIEIRSTQCVASL
- a CDS encoding Na(+)/H(+) antiporter subunit B; its protein translation is MKWVYIAAGIALFVKFLVMPNPAPDLSLSIVQTLVHESGVPNAVTAVILRNRLYDTIFEVVVFTIAVMGAKFLLADERPFCTIYQFTDQPSIVMARLGATIAALVGIELAIRGHLSPGGGFAAGVAGGTAIGLVAITSSTEWMQEIYKRWHAATWEKISVLIFIVLSVITLAGLELPHGELGTLFSGGVIPLLNILVAIKVALGSWAAILVFIHYRGLL
- a CDS encoding carbonic anhydrase; this translates as MNENNGLMGRRNFLNLTGKGGIALMAAVAGSAFWNLQSDRANAAVLESTSPDAALKRLMDGNQRFVQEKGTHPDQSPARIKEIAQGQHPFATLLTCADSRVSPEILFDEGLGDLFDIRVAGNIVTPEVLGSLEYAVAMLGTPLIMVLGHERCGAVTAAVEGEPLPGQIGSFVKAIKPALAKIKDQAGDPVDNAVTANVHYQIEKLKHNSPIISQRLLDEKLKIVGGRYDLDTGEVTLI
- a CDS encoding NADH-quinone oxidoreductase subunit K, with amino-acid sequence MLEAFVFATIFCGFFGIILKKNLVMKIISMDVMSTGVIAYYVLVASRDGLFTPIISDAANGAYADPVPQAVILTGIVIGFSIQCLMLVGVMKLARDNPTLETNEIEKSNTP
- a CDS encoding Na+/H+ antiporter subunit E codes for the protein MIGHLNLILRLAIWFLLTANLSVANIIIGVSIALLLPGRPKTPEALNDWLRALWETLVAIPQAYMEAFEMIVRPHNHEDVTMEQVKPQRTPGLIFLDIFLITFTPKTIVLKYHENGWYEVHWVRRRRKA
- a CDS encoding monovalent cation/H(+) antiporter subunit G, coding for MITALSYTCIGIGIFFWFWGTFPLIGDRSVLFKLHTLSVADTLGSMLIIVGLLLPKVPSEWPLLILGIITLAIWNTVIGYVLAYCSSSGGNQS
- a CDS encoding cation:proton antiporter, whose product is MTTITIAWIALPFLLGFTIYLLPKVDRYLALFTAFVSAGYALQLFAEQSRLTLELLDHFGVTLIVDQLSGYFILTNALVTAAVILYCWHSDKTAFFYAQAIILHGSINAAFACADFISLYVALEVSGIAAFLLIAYPRTDRSIWVALRYLFISNTAMLFYLVGAALAYQTNHSFSFASLRGAPPEALALIFLGLLVKGGIFVSGLWLPLTHSESETPVSAMLSGVVVKAGVYPLVRCALMVEEVDPLIRIFGVGTALLGVGYAVFEKDTKRMLAFHTVSQLGFILAAPVVGGFYALTHGLVKSALFLIAGALPSRNFKELQHKPINTTVWIALVIASFSISGFPLLSGFGAKVLTTKNLLPWQAIAMNVAALGTAISFAKFIFLPHKAAGEDVVKPGFWPATILLLGGLFAANIVYYEAYSLANIVKPLATIGLGWLAYLLIFKRSLLKLPRVVEQFEHLIGGMSLMLLLLFWMVMA
- a CDS encoding DUF4040 domain-containing protein, whose protein sequence is MNDSYIYVITALMPLSALMLLLQTNPYHALVIQGIQGAVATLVFAVLGAADVALTQALMGTLLAITLYAIAVRSSLVMRLGVLEDGAIGQSAVPKAIKTDDESHFGQLMDDLRTIFGKHYMRLEVVPYTNMQALHRALMDKEVHATCAIRDYDNQDLVASEDEQQPYHTTTRVQRLYDIMRTELSSPATSLTYVNAPDSGEKHL